One Parcubacteria group bacterium DNA window includes the following coding sequences:
- a CDS encoding ABC transporter ATP-binding protein, whose protein sequence is MIKTTKLTKSFKNGDIETHVLKGIDFEVKQGEFLAIMGRSGAGKSTFLYQLSLLDDPTDGEILIEGEKAHTMTPKEKSRIRLHKFGYVFQDYALLPELSALENVALPLLMQGHTTGEAYEKSKESLERLGLGHRLRNLPSQLSGGEQQRVSIARAVAHRPKILFVDEPTANLDNESSRVVMKAFKDLHKNEGQTIIMVTHEEEFAKEAERIIRIDNGRISE, encoded by the coding sequence ATGATCAAAACAACAAAGCTCACGAAGTCGTTTAAAAACGGAGACATCGAAACCCACGTGCTCAAGGGGATCGATTTCGAAGTGAAGCAAGGAGAATTCCTCGCAATCATGGGTCGGTCAGGGGCGGGCAAAAGCACGTTCCTCTACCAATTGAGCTTGCTCGACGACCCCACAGACGGGGAAATCTTAATTGAGGGAGAGAAAGCGCATACGATGACTCCCAAAGAGAAGTCACGCATACGGCTCCACAAGTTTGGGTATGTATTCCAAGACTATGCGCTTCTTCCTGAACTCTCTGCTCTTGAAAATGTAGCACTCCCCCTCCTTATGCAAGGACACACCACAGGAGAAGCATATGAAAAATCTAAAGAAAGCCTGGAGCGCCTCGGTCTTGGCCACCGACTTCGAAATTTGCCGAGTCAACTTTCTGGCGGGGAACAGCAACGCGTCTCTATTGCTCGTGCGGTGGCGCATAGACCCAAGATTCTCTTTGTCGATGAACCGACGGCAAACCTCGACAACGAATCGTCCAGGGTCGTGATGAAGGCATTTAAGGACCTGCACAAAAACGAGGGACAGACAATCATCATGGTCACCCACGAAGAAGAGTTTGCGAAAGAGGCGGAGCGTATCATCCGTATCGACAACGGGCGTATTTCAGAATAG
- a CDS encoding ABC transporter permease produces the protein MFSPLNIRIGFFLALRQLRRASPWTTGLTIFIMVLTFLNLVVVSGILVGLIQGSINAWRVEFTSDVFITTLDDKKYIENSPNLLALIRTMPEVSAVSPRFSEGGTLEANYKTRKDTDKPNTVGTQIMGISPADEDAVTDLASSISEGAYLSPNDYDQILLGTYLLKQYVPIEDPNFPALNDVGVGTKIRITVAGVTREVVVKGLLKSKVDAVNRNAFMVDSQYRSMIGRTDGNVDQFAVKLKEGVDPTSVREALKRSGVDQYAKVQTYADAQPKFLKDIIATFNMLGNAFSSLGLIVASITVFIVVFINAITRRKYIGILKGIGVNGSAVMISYIFQSMFYAVVGSAIGLILVYSLLVPAIDAHPINFPFSDGILVAPLGETLFRVGLLVFATIVAGYIPAWMIIRKNTLDSILGRN, from the coding sequence ATGTTTTCTCCACTTAATATCCGCATAGGATTCTTTTTGGCATTGCGCCAATTGCGACGCGCTTCTCCATGGACGACAGGGCTCACCATATTCATTATGGTGCTCACCTTCTTGAATCTTGTCGTCGTCTCAGGGATTTTGGTTGGCTTGATCCAGGGCTCTATTAACGCGTGGAGAGTTGAATTTACAAGTGATGTTTTTATTACAACGCTCGATGACAAGAAATATATCGAGAACAGCCCTAACCTTCTCGCGCTCATAAGGACAATGCCGGAGGTCTCGGCTGTGTCCCCGCGTTTTAGTGAAGGGGGGACTCTAGAGGCAAACTACAAAACACGGAAGGATACGGACAAGCCCAACACCGTCGGCACGCAGATTATGGGAATCAGCCCAGCAGATGAGGATGCGGTAACAGATCTCGCAAGTTCCATTTCAGAAGGGGCGTATCTTTCTCCGAATGATTACGACCAGATTCTTTTGGGCACCTATCTCCTTAAACAGTACGTGCCGATTGAAGATCCTAACTTCCCAGCATTAAACGATGTTGGTGTGGGAACAAAAATTCGCATTACCGTCGCCGGAGTGACCCGCGAAGTGGTCGTGAAGGGGCTTCTGAAAAGCAAGGTAGACGCCGTAAACAGGAACGCCTTTATGGTTGATTCGCAATATAGGAGCATGATTGGACGAACGGACGGGAACGTCGATCAATTCGCTGTAAAACTTAAAGAAGGCGTCGACCCCACGAGTGTCCGCGAAGCACTTAAAAGAAGCGGGGTCGACCAATACGCGAAAGTGCAAACATATGCTGACGCGCAACCCAAGTTTTTGAAGGATATTATTGCTACCTTCAACATGCTGGGAAATGCCTTTAGCTCGCTTGGTCTCATTGTCGCCTCCATAACTGTTTTCATCGTCGTCTTTATCAATGCTATTACACGCCGTAAGTATATCGGCATCTTGAAAGGAATCGGCGTGAACGGTTCGGCGGTTATGATTTCGTATATCTTCCAGTCTATGTTCTACGCGGTCGTCGGCTCGGCGATCGGACTAATACTGGTCTATTCACTTCTCGTCCCGGCAATTGATGCCCACCCCATTAACTTCCCCTTTAGTGACGGAATCTTGGTCGCCCCGCTTGGAGAGACTCTTTTTCGTGTGGGACTCCTTGTGTTTGCCACTATCGTCGCCGGTTATATCCCCGCGTGGATGATTATCCGCAAAAACACACTCGACTCAATCCTAGGCCGCAACTAA
- a CDS encoding efflux RND transporter periplasmic adaptor subunit, with protein sequence MLTITSHIKAALSFIRSHFIIAGITGMLVVGGTLFAMNGGGGDAQTLALHPADFLQQISVSGTVVAADDADLGFTQGGRIAGTYAKVGDRVSRGTILASLENGDLRAAVLQKEAALEIEEANLASLVQGLRPEEIAITEAQVAMDEATLMQAKQGVINALQNAYTKTDDAVRNTVDQFIQNPRSANPQLLFVTTDQSIKEKLESSRLALEEVLIRWESTLATLGGESLSTANTQGKSDLEAGIRFLSLANTALNKSTRNEQVTSASLAEWTSDVAGARTNLNVAMDTLTSAVTAEKSAATALAKNERKLALDRAGSSLSDINAQKARVKAAQADLENVRAQLRKTLVIAPFNGILTKMDIRPGEIVTSGTSPIAMMGEGTLEIEGYVPEVNVALLKPENPALVTLDAYGPNVTFGGKIISIDPARTVRDGVSAYKVMLRFDGGDTRIRSGMTANIVITTEERQNVVSIPQGVITRRDGKKFVTILKENNPFEQEVTTGLVSSLGNIEILSGLGDGDVVVLPNEE encoded by the coding sequence ATGCTTACGATAACCTCACACATAAAGGCCGCGCTCTCATTTATTCGCTCTCACTTCATTATCGCAGGAATTACCGGCATGCTCGTTGTTGGCGGAACGCTCTTCGCAATGAACGGAGGAGGCGGGGATGCCCAAACACTCGCTCTACATCCAGCAGATTTTCTTCAGCAAATCTCTGTCTCGGGAACAGTTGTCGCCGCAGACGATGCCGACCTGGGCTTCACCCAAGGTGGCCGTATTGCTGGTACTTATGCAAAGGTTGGCGATCGCGTCTCTCGTGGCACAATCCTAGCTTCGCTTGAAAATGGGGATCTGCGTGCGGCCGTGCTTCAGAAAGAGGCAGCACTCGAAATAGAAGAAGCAAATCTTGCTTCGCTTGTTCAAGGATTGCGCCCAGAAGAGATTGCCATTACGGAAGCGCAGGTGGCTATGGATGAAGCGACGCTGATGCAAGCAAAACAAGGTGTCATAAACGCCCTGCAAAATGCGTATACGAAAACTGATGACGCCGTACGAAACACTGTCGATCAATTCATACAAAATCCGAGATCTGCGAACCCGCAGTTGCTCTTTGTCACGACGGACCAATCCATAAAAGAAAAGCTTGAATCTTCGCGTCTCGCGTTAGAAGAGGTCCTTATACGGTGGGAGAGTACCCTGGCGACACTTGGAGGGGAATCACTTTCTACCGCAAACACACAGGGGAAGTCGGATCTTGAAGCGGGTATTAGGTTTCTGTCGCTAGCAAACACTGCTCTCAACAAGAGTACGCGAAATGAACAAGTAACTTCTGCGTCGCTCGCGGAATGGACAAGCGATGTGGCTGGAGCAAGGACAAATCTGAACGTTGCAATGGACACCTTGACGAGCGCCGTCACGGCAGAAAAGAGCGCCGCAACAGCGCTTGCAAAAAACGAACGGAAACTTGCCCTGGACCGTGCGGGGAGTTCACTGTCGGACATAAACGCGCAGAAAGCCCGTGTTAAAGCCGCTCAAGCAGACCTTGAGAACGTACGGGCGCAACTCCGAAAAACACTTGTAATCGCGCCATTCAATGGCATTCTGACGAAGATGGACATTAGACCGGGGGAAATCGTCACGTCAGGGACATCGCCCATTGCCATGATGGGCGAGGGAACGCTTGAGATAGAAGGATACGTACCAGAAGTAAACGTAGCGCTCTTGAAGCCGGAGAACCCTGCGCTGGTAACACTTGACGCGTACGGACCGAATGTTACATTCGGCGGCAAGATCATTTCGATAGACCCTGCACGTACGGTCCGCGACGGTGTTTCAGCATACAAAGTAATGCTTCGCTTTGATGGCGGAGACACACGCATCCGTTCGGGCATGACTGCGAACATTGTCATTACCACCGAAGAGCGTCAAAACGTAGTCAGCATACCCCAGGGGGTCATCACACGCCGTGACGGCAAGAAATTTGTGACAATTCTCAAAGAGAACAACCCGTTTGAGCAGGAGGTGACGACGGGACTTGTGTCATCTCTTGGCAATATTGAAATCCTCTCTGGACTTGGCGATGGTGACGTCGTCGTCTTACCGAACGAGGAGTAA
- a CDS encoding GNAT family N-acetyltransferase: MDFHTGPYEPSGKAHDLSDINALNAAAFAQPPMTAQEFDEFLGQGRMHFFVARESGTGRIVATLTLHTYLLSCGGKNRNVGWIEQVATHPDYEGRGLGTKLLKLGEAEVRASLIGRPRLTSSKKGAQKFYRKRGWRETSSRVFELTLPTPAQE, from the coding sequence GTGGATTTCCACACAGGACCGTACGAGCCTAGCGGTAAAGCTCACGATTTGAGTGACATCAACGCTTTGAATGCGGCGGCGTTCGCCCAACCCCCGATGACTGCTCAAGAATTCGACGAATTCCTAGGACAAGGGCGTATGCATTTCTTTGTTGCAAGGGAGAGCGGAACTGGACGTATCGTAGCCACCTTAACGCTTCACACCTATCTGCTTTCATGTGGCGGCAAAAATCGAAATGTGGGGTGGATTGAACAGGTCGCAACACATCCTGATTACGAAGGGCGCGGGCTAGGCACTAAGCTCCTTAAACTAGGAGAAGCAGAGGTCCGTGCAAGTCTTATCGGCCGTCCGCGCCTTACCAGCAGTAAAAAGGGTGCGCAAAAATTTTATCGGAAGCGTGGGTGGAGGGAAACTTCCTCAAGGGTTTTCGAGCTAACACTCCCAACTCCTGCGCAGGAATAG
- the rpmG gene encoding 50S ribosomal protein L33, which produces MSQDRLIRIACTKCKRINYWSQKNKKLVQRKIEIKKYCNWCRKHIPHKEIKK; this is translated from the coding sequence ATGAGCCAAGACAGACTAATACGCATCGCCTGCACCAAGTGCAAAAGGATCAACTACTGGTCCCAAAAGAACAAGAAACTGGTCCAGCGCAAGATCGAGATCAAAAAGTATTGCAACTGGTGCCGCAAGCACATCCCCCACAAGGAGATAAAGAAGTAA
- the miaA gene encoding tRNA (adenosine(37)-N6)-dimethylallyltransferase MiaA yields the protein MLQKPKVIVIVGPTATGKSSLAVKLAKRVGGEVISADSRQVYKGLDIGTGKVTEKEMRGIPHHLLDVASPKQQFTAAQFRTKAARAIRDILAHGKVPILVGGTGFYIDTVLGNISFPEVPPDTTLRQELETKPLLELLEKLEALDPERAETIERANPRRIIRAIEIARALGKVPRIGKKDEHYDALKIGLTLPDQELRSRITIRLFARIRGGMIAEAKRLHKKGLSWKRMRELGLEYRFLADYLTSKLTQKEFEEGLGSAISHYAKRQMRWFKRDLDIAWFTPKEYSKIEKHVRTFLLNKDH from the coding sequence ATGCTACAGAAGCCAAAAGTCATCGTCATTGTGGGTCCCACAGCTACGGGCAAGAGTAGTCTCGCTGTTAAGCTCGCAAAAAGAGTTGGTGGTGAGGTAATCTCCGCCGATTCGAGGCAAGTATACAAAGGTCTTGATATTGGTACTGGTAAAGTAACCGAGAAAGAAATGCGGGGCATCCCCCACCACCTTCTTGATGTCGCATCTCCCAAACAACAATTCACAGCCGCACAATTCAGAACAAAAGCGGCTCGCGCGATACGGGACATCCTTGCACACGGCAAGGTCCCGATTTTGGTCGGTGGCACCGGTTTTTATATCGACACAGTCCTCGGAAATATATCGTTCCCCGAAGTGCCCCCCGACACGACGCTCCGCCAAGAGCTTGAGACGAAGCCGCTTCTGGAATTATTAGAAAAACTCGAAGCACTCGACCCAGAACGTGCGGAAACGATTGAGCGTGCAAACCCGCGGCGCATTATACGTGCTATCGAAATTGCTCGAGCACTCGGCAAGGTACCTCGCATCGGAAAAAAAGATGAGCATTATGATGCGCTTAAAATAGGGCTCACACTTCCCGACCAGGAGTTAAGGAGCAGGATAACCATTCGCTTATTCGCGCGAATTAGGGGAGGGATGATTGCGGAGGCAAAGCGACTCCATAAAAAAGGGCTCTCGTGGAAACGTATGCGAGAGTTGGGACTAGAATATCGATTCCTCGCTGACTACCTAACGAGCAAACTTACGCAGAAAGAGTTTGAGGAGGGATTGGGAAGCGCCATCTCCCACTATGCAAAGCGGCAGATGCGTTGGTTCAAGCGCGATCTTGATATCGCATGGTTTACGCCAAAGGAATATTCAAAAATTGAGAAACATGTGCGTACTTTTCTCCTCAACAAAGACCATTGA
- the pyrF gene encoding orotidine-5'-phosphate decarboxylase translates to MKDALPKDRTFVAVDVDELRKAEPLVKMLAPHVGCFKIGLELTTAVGGPQAVEFIHSLGGQVFYDGKFCDIPNTVGRAAKAVSALGVKMFNVHASAGVEAMAAAVKNKGNSLVLAVTLLTSLNEDDINVIFGGPSKTKVLQLARDAMRAGCDGVICSPQELTFLRSHTDLQDFSLITPGVRPAGTSKQDQKRVMTPYEAIMAGADALVIGRPITEDKDPVSAAQRIEEEVRRACQEKSV, encoded by the coding sequence ATGAAGGACGCACTTCCTAAGGACAGAACCTTTGTAGCAGTAGATGTCGATGAACTTCGCAAGGCAGAGCCTCTCGTCAAAATGCTTGCTCCGCATGTGGGTTGTTTCAAGATCGGTCTGGAGCTCACGACAGCCGTGGGTGGCCCCCAGGCCGTAGAGTTTATCCACTCTCTCGGCGGACAAGTCTTTTATGATGGCAAGTTCTGCGACATTCCTAATACGGTAGGCAGAGCAGCCAAAGCAGTTTCGGCGCTAGGAGTGAAGATGTTCAACGTTCATGCTTCTGCGGGAGTAGAAGCCATGGCTGCAGCAGTAAAAAACAAGGGGAACTCCCTTGTGCTGGCAGTAACGCTTCTCACGTCTCTGAATGAAGATGATATCAACGTCATCTTCGGTGGGCCAAGCAAGACCAAGGTTCTTCAGCTCGCACGGGATGCAATGCGCGCGGGTTGCGATGGTGTTATCTGTTCACCGCAAGAGCTCACCTTCCTTCGGAGTCACACGGATTTGCAGGATTTCTCACTCATTACACCTGGTGTTCGTCCTGCCGGCACAAGCAAGCAAGACCAGAAGCGAGTGATGACACCGTATGAGGCTATCATGGCAGGTGCAGATGCACTTGTTATCGGCAGACCGATTACTGAAGATAAAGACCCCGTGTCTGCTGCGCAACGTATCGAAGAAGAAGTAAGGCGTGCGTGCCAGGAGAAGTCGGTATGA
- the pyrE gene encoding orotate phosphoribosyltransferase, producing MSAAKDFVRYALAREAIKIIPGGMKLVSGRISPYYFNSGPFDKGASIRELAKACAAIAQDMQTDVLFGPPMKGIPLAVATAYELYERHDINVGYAFNRPKAKDHGDQGLILGHPLKGKRVCIIDNVITTGGTLDETAQLVHNEGGILAGVIIAFDRQERVTDGAKSASATQDFEARHGVPVRAAATCDDLIAVLGDIAEGFGPNEEKEWGRNALALVLEYKKKYGAV from the coding sequence ATGAGCGCCGCAAAGGACTTTGTCCGTTACGCCCTCGCTCGGGAAGCAATCAAGATCATTCCCGGGGGCATGAAGCTCGTCAGTGGGCGTATTTCGCCCTACTACTTCAATTCCGGACCTTTTGACAAAGGAGCGTCTATTCGAGAGCTTGCAAAAGCATGTGCAGCCATTGCGCAGGATATGCAGACTGATGTTCTCTTTGGTCCGCCAATGAAAGGTATCCCACTTGCTGTTGCGACGGCTTACGAGCTCTACGAGCGTCACGACATAAATGTCGGGTACGCTTTCAATCGACCAAAGGCAAAGGATCACGGTGATCAAGGCCTTATCCTGGGCCATCCTCTGAAGGGCAAACGTGTGTGCATTATCGATAATGTCATTACGACAGGTGGCACACTCGATGAGACAGCACAACTCGTCCACAACGAAGGCGGTATTCTCGCCGGGGTCATCATTGCATTTGACCGCCAAGAGCGGGTTACGGACGGAGCGAAGAGCGCGTCTGCGACTCAAGATTTTGAAGCACGTCACGGCGTTCCCGTCCGTGCTGCTGCGACTTGCGATGACCTTATCGCCGTATTGGGAGATATCGCCGAAGGGTTTGGTCCCAACGAAGAAAAGGAGTGGGGGCGAAACGCTCTCGCACTCGTTCTCGAATACAAAAAGAAATACGGAGCAGTCTAA
- a CDS encoding MFS transporter, whose translation MTDQKHSPSIRHLFIAFIPLWIFLVMYKLGGSLHYSILSPLGEQLMPLWVVGAIISTSSFVQMILDVPAGYILDRFGYLRFLKISVIAFLFAGIAFMVDLTILTYMISMVAATVSWLLVPLATNAYVLAHAPEERSSRFFAMRDVAISTGVFLASAILGFVLLLDVKVMGLIITMSMAVALVVILFAPPDKKLFVKEVKLATCDYYVRRNPLGTTLCFLPKLNPASIMLMLLGFSSSVFYAVVWFIVPLVIAHQVSSGLLSLGLGIFDLAIVVTGFALGKIVERGDKRTYVFFGLLLFSISATLIGFDFGWLFLIFGFLATTGDELTSISLWSWLHTLSHDEDGKGLLASVITLAQDLGWAVGPIFAALAYGWVGPSWAIASSAIFIFGTWIAYQFLMRYYPKVSPVHVPSRPSRVRHRG comes from the coding sequence ATGACAGATCAAAAGCACTCCCCCTCGATACGTCATCTCTTCATTGCCTTCATCCCTTTGTGGATCTTCCTCGTCATGTACAAACTTGGAGGAAGCCTTCACTACTCCATTCTCTCTCCCCTTGGTGAGCAATTGATGCCTCTTTGGGTCGTCGGAGCAATCATCAGCACGAGTTCGTTTGTACAAATGATTCTTGATGTGCCAGCTGGATACATCCTCGACCGATTTGGCTATCTCCGCTTCCTTAAAATCTCGGTAATCGCCTTTCTCTTCGCCGGCATTGCCTTCATGGTTGACCTGACGATTCTTACCTACATGATAAGCATGGTCGCCGCAACAGTGAGTTGGCTCTTGGTTCCACTCGCAACAAATGCCTATGTCCTTGCGCACGCCCCGGAAGAAAGGTCCTCGCGATTTTTTGCCATGCGCGATGTTGCTATCTCGACGGGAGTCTTTTTAGCAAGTGCCATCTTGGGCTTCGTGCTCCTTCTCGATGTGAAGGTTATGGGGCTCATTATTACTATGAGTATGGCGGTAGCACTTGTCGTCATACTCTTCGCACCGCCAGACAAAAAGTTGTTTGTAAAAGAGGTGAAACTAGCGACATGTGATTATTATGTCCGACGCAACCCCTTGGGTACGACGTTATGCTTCTTGCCAAAACTAAACCCGGCGAGCATTATGCTTATGCTTTTAGGGTTCAGTTCTTCCGTATTTTATGCCGTAGTTTGGTTTATCGTTCCCCTCGTCATCGCACACCAGGTAAGCTCCGGACTTTTGAGCCTTGGTCTTGGCATTTTCGACCTCGCTATCGTCGTTACGGGTTTTGCGCTTGGGAAAATCGTCGAAAGGGGGGACAAGCGGACGTATGTATTCTTCGGGCTCCTTCTCTTTTCAATTTCGGCAACGTTAATCGGGTTTGACTTTGGCTGGCTCTTCCTCATCTTTGGATTCCTCGCGACAACAGGCGATGAACTGACGAGTATCTCGCTCTGGTCTTGGCTCCACACCCTTTCTCACGACGAGGATGGAAAAGGCCTCCTCGCGAGCGTCATTACCCTCGCCCAAGATTTGGGGTGGGCTGTCGGTCCGATTTTTGCAGCACTTGCATATGGATGGGTTGGCCCCTCGTGGGCAATCGCATCGTCTGCTATCTTCATTTTCGGAACGTGGATTGCTTACCAATTCCTTATGCGCTACTACCCGAAAGTTTCTCCCGTACACGTCCCCTCACGCCCCTCACGTGTACGACACAGGGGGTAA